The Littorina saxatilis isolate snail1 linkage group LG1, US_GU_Lsax_2.0, whole genome shotgun sequence nucleotide sequence ttttcagtctaaaatgacaccggaagcgaacaaattgtcgcgtatactgtcccaaaaagacgtcatgacaaagttacatgcaaagcgaaagagactttgacgtcatttacttttgttcggaattttccgtctgttcctagcttgtcagtgaagacctgacgtgagtaagcttacccaaaacgtctttgttctctattcacattgtagctgtgaaataatcagtcttgtgtctcggtcgtgtaggtacagagtttgcttctgcaatcattgtgttcgtgttgatgacggcttcataagacaaatcagcgaatctatctttctttctttatttggtgtttaacgtcgttttcaaccacgaaggttatatcgcgaagcgaatctatcgcgaggaagacgtttatgtacaaatcaccgaacccaacccattatttttgtgcatttttctgaagaataaactgcatgtggttaatttcatccgtttaatgcttgtcgaaacgagccataatgctttagaataaaagatttcacgcattgcttggccatctgataacagatgaggtcgcagtttgtaggtttaatctatgaatcggccagagatagatctgcatttcagattatcaacagcgggttcatggtcggaatcaagaggtcaaatttgcgtggctcccaatcatttcataaaagatttccattttcttgtttctacggctgcgcaagttattttgcctaggtcatggccgaactttaggcctacggagaaatatcgctggatattatTTTCTCCcaagattaacagagacaaagaagggaagtcatgctataTATGAATATATCGATGACCCGAATAGGCACTCTGCATGGAGAAGTAGAGTAACCCATTCACTTATTTGCATTCAACTGATCAGCGTATTACGGAGCATTTTTGACCACATCCCTGCATGTTCGTCTAAATTCCAGTAACGGATATCACTTTAACTTGTCGATACCAAAATGGCGTCTAACATTGACATTTGATAAAAACTAGCGACACATCTTAAATGAAAAAGTTATATTTTCTTAGGAACCTAATTAAATACTTCCTTATCCCACCCCTTTCTTTTTCACCCCTTTGTGTTGGTACAGGTATTCTCAAATAATCTTCCCTAAAATGATCACCCCAAACAATCGTATCTGTAGAGCTGGTAGATCTGAAGAACAAGGTAAAAAGCATTATTTCACACGCATCAACCATACCCAGATAATTCACGTACCTTTGCGTTAAACACAGCATTGAACGTGTTGGAAATGAGTGCAATGAAAGCAGTCAGCATGAGGATGTAGGTCAAAATTATGAAGAGCGTGAACAGCAGGACGGCCAACCACGGTTCGGAGGCCTCGTGCAGTATTTCCACATTGGTCTGTCCAAGCATTAGGTGAAACATGGTCAGCATCGTCTTGTCGTAACCGTCAAATTCCTTCGGAGGATTGGGCAGAAAGACGGCGTACATGGCAGTCGAAAAGGACATATACACGATGAAGATGACACTCGAGAATCTGTTGAAAAGGCCATACAACTTTTTCTTTATTGTCAATTATCTTCTGTGTAAAGAAATACATACATGGCCCTTTAATCTAAGCACCAGAGAATCTTGCCAAGCGTGATTTTCAATAGTACTGAACTATTGTTGAATGAGATTTTTCACGTGACATTATGAAGTTGTCGCtgtgtgttctgttctgttctgttttatTATGGAGAGCGTCTGAGAGATTGCATTTTAAACTCGAAAATTTAAAACTAGAAAGTGCTGGTTGATTAACTTGCAATACAACCTTTCACTTTTTAATAGAAGCTGGACAGATAAAAGGGTTGAAACAGCGTGCTACACCCACCAGCAACGCACCATTACCTGATCAAGTCTCCGCTTAGGACCTCCTGCAGCATGATGGTGAACAAAGAGAACTTTCTGAAGGGTCGAAGGAAGAAGGTCATGAACCACCAACCCATCACCAGTGCCAGGATGACAAAGTAGGTGCTATACGAATCTGGTGCAGCCCAGTACCTGAAACGTGAACATACAACACATCCGTGTCTGGAAACAGCTAGAACAGTCTTCTGGGATGCCGCTACTATTTTGACAAATAAgtgaaaagaagaaacaaggaaCAGCGGCAAATTGACAGCGGATTGTGCATTGTTGCCGGTCAATGAAGGGAAGATTGCAAGCTTCTACACTCCATGTCCAGCTCCAGAGACAGGTTTGTAGCAGACGTCAAACAAAATTGTGTGCCAGTCTTGTGATGACGATTTTGTCGTTATAAAtcatctgtacgttgtgaagacatttcaaagcAAAATCTAGCTTAGATGGGTCATTTGTTAAAATGTCTTAGTTAAATCCCATTAAAAATCACTCGTCTAACATGATTTGGAGAATAACCCAAGTGTGTGTAAGTTACATTTCAGATTCATCCATGGAATCGCGTGGTATCTCGTCACGACACCATGAACGAATATGATATGACGCCACTCTCgacagagcctcgagtgacgtcatcatattcattgactcTGTCTCGACAAGATACCAcatttttattcccccctctgcttctttctctctgtaaacttgtagggctagttatttttcggtaacttacccaacaaccaaaatcacttacccaacaacgggcctgaatcctcgatagctcatgggtagagactgtacacattgtggatctactttttgcgactcaaaagttcagaacactctaatgtacaaaatatacatttctggagcaaacaatacaaccataccgcatttaaaccagcaactacaggcttgaacacatgaatctcaatataaaatccatgagtttggttgttttctgaattcagatctgcacATTTTgtatctactttttgcgactcaaaagttcagaacactctaatgtacaaaatatacatttctggagcaaacaatacaaccattctgcatttaaaccagcaactacaggcttgaacacatgaatctcaatataaaatccatgagtttggttgttttctgaattcagatctgccgtgcacaatcgtttatcgctagcaagattccaaggaaaagtaactctcatattttgtctagcgacacaagtagttccccttccagatttcggctgcatcgacaagactgcaatccgacggtcagttttcaaccatatttcattttataaacagatcacacgcaatcaattgcaaacatttaatcaacttaaagaatatgcagcggtttcatacactattttgccccagaaaactgaacttcatacagtttttaacgttgaaacacgggtgtaaaacttcgtctgctagtcacattcgaggaaagaacacttcctgagcgataccaaaacatgaacagaacatacactatctgcctttaccgccacagcagaatgacaacataactgtgtacttgattttagttcaaaacatggaaactgacaagaagtgttagcagaattgaatgatttgcacggaactatacaaccgcgcattaatcgatcgcctgcgcaggtagactggttgggtgaatatgattcgatcaaactttcgcacaaaaactcctcttttctgtgaataactgaagaaaggaggaataaagaggttacatacctcgtctcagtgattatcaaaaataatggtctcagttcgcggtcatgaaaaagctcgctgaagctcgcatttttcatgatccgctaacttcgaccattatttttgataatcactgagactcggcatgtaacctctacatatataCTTGGGTTATTCTCCAATGCTTTTTTGGCGagtgattttttatttttatttaagtAAGACATTGTAACAATACAAATTGATTTCATTAATAATACTGTTTctatccttggcctgcagagaaaGAATTAGAAATACTTGCATATGTTGATTGTCTACGTTCAGTACATTACAAGTTTTGCAAAATACATCACTCGCGTAACATGAAAGCCAGAGAATGTGACATGGGTTTAAAtattaacatttaaaaaaagacacaaatgtatactatgtttttgttgaatgtctgtatcattatcaaACTGGAGTATTAATAGCAGTAAAGTAAAAAGAATACATTCTAGTTGCCGTTTAATAAACATTATAATCATTCAGCACTGAGAATTCATATCACAAAATGGAACCCAGCTCGGGAGAATAACCcactcacacaacacacaaagaGGCGTATAACCACATGTACTGTCATTCTCTTACCAAACAGAGTCCCCACTGAGGCCGATGGCAAGAAGTACGAGCAGGATTCTGTACACACCGTTGTGGTGCGTCAAGTCAAAATGATACCAGTATCCCCGTCGTATGCGCAAGATCTCCCACGTGAACAATCCCAGGGAAATCAGGAAAAAGACGATTGATAAGGCCAGTACGAAGTGTTCTTGTGCCTGGCCAAGTATCATCTGTCCGTCGATGATTCTGCCATCAAACACGCTGGCGTTGTTCTTCAGGAGGATCACTTGGCACTTGTTGACAGTATACACAATCAACAAGGATAAGAACATGAAATAAAAGAGCCCAGTGATCCACACCCACCATCGATATTTCTCCCATTTTTTTGAGATGATCTGCTTCACAACAGGGTTTTGAAGTAATTTAAAAGCACCTTCGACCGGCGGAGATCCGCATATGATCTCCAAAACAGATTTTTCTGAAGACAAAGTTCCGCTGCTTGATATGCCAAACATCGTGGCATCGGAGTTCGAAGCAGAACTAGCCGGTGTTAGCTTCGCGTGTCTGCTTGCTGCCGGATCTATCTCCGAGATGTCGTAGTCGAGGTAGTCAACCAGTCCATCATTTTCACTCAGCTTTGAATAAACGCCTGCAATAAATGTAGGGTACATTTTTCTTTCTGAACTGACTTTTCAGTAATAAtgactaacaagtcgcgtaaggcgaaaatacaacatttagtcaagctcagacctgtccaccgctcgtggcaaaggcagtgacattaacaatccagaaaagcgcggtagcggttgcgctgaggaggatagcacgcttttctatatctctattctttttaactttctgaatgtgtttttaatccaaacatatcatatctatatgtttttggaatcaggaacggacaaggattaagatgaaattgtttttaaatcgatttcggaaattaaattttaatcataatgtttatatttttaattttcagagcgtgtttttaatccaaatataacatacttatatgtttttggaatcagaaaatgatgaagaatacgataaatgtaattttggatcgttttataaaacaacaattttaattacaattttcagatttttaatgaccaaagtcatttattaatttttaagcctccaagctgaaatgtaataccaaagtccggtcttcgtcgaagattgcttggccaaaatgtcaatcaatttgattgaaaaatgagggtgtgacagtgccgcctcaacttttacaaaatgccggatatgacgtcatcaacgacatatatatacacatgcacacactcactcatactcacactcacactcacacttacacacacacacacacacacacacacacacacacacacacacacacacacacacacacacacacacaaacacacatacacacatacacaaaactaCGTACACATATTACCTTCGAGAGAAAGGATGAAGTCGAACAATTCGGGCTGCATCAGTTCTGCTGCTAGCATGAGCGGCGTTCGTCCTTTTTTGCTTTTCATCAACCAGAATGTGCGAGGCGAGAGTTCCTTACACAAGAAAATAACAGAACAAGGAaatgagtttaaaaaaaaggataTTGTTTATTCTGCTGTTACAACAAGCATAATTTCTATTCCAGTGTTCCTTTGGATCCAGATGGACCATCCATAACGTCACAATAGTACTTCATAAGCAAGGGAGATCgccctttactctgtgtgtctatgtgcttCAAGTTACGCAACTTGACACGTGCAGGTGCACTTAGGGCAGCTGCCCGTTTGGAAAAATGCCAAATTTCATTTACTTTAATGTAAGGAGTTAAAATCTGCTAATTTTTTTGCGAATTAATTTCGGTCTGTCTCCGGGCAGGAAAGCGTGGACCTCGAACAGGCTCACGTC carries:
- the LOC138953347 gene encoding transient receptor potential cation channel subfamily V member 6-like, producing MSARKASIIAQKAFVLGLEEDPAFNLTKHREHFYGNIKNDCVLQLWAAVHKKHAEHSVLEDMVTLKPDMLLKKRTGIYSGQTALHILVSRGDIKCVKELMRLTKQFEGNDKQDDASDVVEYLLQLCCQVILLKNNASVFDGRIIDGQMILGQAQEHFVLALSIVFFLISLGLFTWEILRIRRGYWYHFDLTHHNGVYRILLVLLAIGLSGDSVWYWAAPDSYSTYFVILALVMGWWFMTFFLRPFRKFSLFTIMLQEVLSGDLIRFSSVIFIVYMSFSTAMYAVFLPNPPKEFDGYDKTMLTMFHLMLGQTNVEILHEASEPWLAVLLFTLFIILTYILMLTAFIALISNTFNAVFNAKVRELSGYG